A genome region from Staphylococcus capitis subsp. capitis includes the following:
- a CDS encoding sulfurtransferase TusA family protein has protein sequence MVHELGTVGMVCPFPLIEAQKKMEELNQGDELKIDFDCTQATEALPNWAAENGYPVTNYEQLDDASWTITIQKA, from the coding sequence ATGGTACATGAATTAGGTACAGTTGGTATGGTGTGTCCATTTCCGCTTATTGAGGCACAAAAGAAAATGGAAGAGTTAAATCAAGGTGATGAATTAAAAATAGACTTTGATTGTACGCAAGCAACAGAAGCCTTACCAAATTGGGCGGCTGAAAATGGCTATCCAGTAACTAATTATGAACAATTAGATGATGCTTCTTGGACTATAACTATTCAAAAAGCTTAA
- a CDS encoding ammonium transporter translates to MNMDDTIFLFLCTLLVWLMTPGLSLFYGGLIQSKNALNTVMQSMAAIVIVTFAWMIIGFSISFDQGNDWLGGLKFLGLNHVGFAISKTISPHIPLALFMLFQMMFCTIAVSILSGSIAEKMRFIPYLIFVGLWVVLIYSPVAHWVWGGGWISKLGAIDYAGGTVVHITSGVSGLILGIMIGVGKKQEKHTPHNLLITLIGGILVWLGWYGFNVGSAFTFDQIAMISFVNTVIAASAGALGWLILEYALKKTTSLLGLLSGALSGLVAITPAAGYVNYLSAMIIAIIGGLGCYIVINLIKVKLQYNDALDAFGIHGVGGVLGAVLTGVFQSHKVNDAIENGLIYTGDFKVILIQLTAALATVVFSAIVTYIIARIIKSFTPLATTEEDKTGLDEIVHGEKAYFYGELNKFNRRMKF, encoded by the coding sequence ATGAATATGGATGATACAATTTTCTTATTTCTATGTACATTATTAGTTTGGTTAATGACTCCAGGATTAAGTTTATTCTATGGGGGACTTATCCAATCTAAGAATGCATTAAATACAGTAATGCAAAGTATGGCTGCAATAGTTATCGTTACTTTTGCATGGATGATTATTGGTTTTTCTATTAGTTTTGATCAAGGTAATGATTGGTTAGGTGGTTTAAAATTTCTAGGTTTAAACCATGTTGGTTTTGCAATTTCTAAAACAATTAGCCCTCATATCCCTCTCGCACTCTTTATGTTATTTCAAATGATGTTTTGTACAATCGCAGTTTCTATTTTATCAGGCTCTATTGCTGAGAAAATGAGATTTATCCCATATCTTATTTTTGTTGGATTATGGGTCGTGCTCATTTATAGTCCTGTAGCTCACTGGGTTTGGGGTGGAGGATGGATTAGTAAGCTTGGTGCTATTGATTATGCCGGAGGTACAGTAGTACATATTACCTCAGGGGTGTCCGGTCTTATATTAGGTATAATGATAGGTGTAGGTAAGAAACAAGAGAAACACACGCCACATAATTTACTTATAACTCTCATAGGAGGTATTTTAGTTTGGTTGGGCTGGTACGGCTTTAACGTAGGTAGCGCGTTTACTTTCGATCAAATTGCAATGATTTCATTCGTTAACACTGTTATTGCTGCAAGTGCTGGGGCACTAGGATGGTTAATCTTAGAGTATGCCTTGAAAAAGACGACAAGTCTTTTAGGATTATTATCTGGAGCGCTATCTGGTCTCGTTGCTATCACTCCAGCAGCAGGTTATGTTAATTATTTAAGTGCCATGATTATCGCTATTATTGGTGGTCTCGGTTGCTACATCGTTATTAATTTAATTAAAGTGAAGTTACAATATAATGATGCTTTAGATGCCTTTGGTATCCATGGTGTAGGAGGAGTTTTAGGCGCAGTATTAACAGGAGTGTTCCAGTCTCATAAAGTGAATGATGCTATTGAAAATGGACTCATATACACTGGTGACTTTAAAGTGATTCTCATACAATTAACAGCGGCACTAGCAACTGTAGTATTTAGCGCAATAGTTACTTACATCATAGCTAGAATAATTAAATCATTTACACCTTTAGCAACTACAGAAGAAGATAAAACAGGTCTCGATGAAATTGTTCACGGTGAAAAGGCCTACTTCTATGGCGAGTTGAACAAATTCAATCGTCGGATGAAATTTTAA
- a CDS encoding LacI family DNA-binding transcriptional regulator codes for MKNISDIAKLAGVSKSTVSRFLNNGSVSNKTKEKLTKIIKEYDYQPNQFAQSLRARRTNLIGAIIPRMDSFAVDETIKGVINQCHLHNYQLLLNYTGLELEAELAALETLSRSKVDGIVLMATNITEQHIQIIEKIDVPVIIVGQEHSKLHSIYHDDYQAGFEIGMRIGQKGRHQVTLFSVSERDIAVGIKRKKGLIDALKQYGIEPIIYETSFKYEEAMVDVEKYLSDITELDVIVGATDSIALAIHKYCADHKENLSPHTIFGFGGDPMTQVVSPVIETICFNYQEAGEQALKEINQLLNHQSTELKIKIPVIL; via the coding sequence ATGAAAAATATTTCTGATATCGCCAAGCTAGCTGGTGTATCAAAAAGTACAGTTTCAAGGTTTCTAAATAATGGTTCCGTTAGTAATAAAACAAAAGAAAAGCTGACAAAAATTATAAAAGAGTATGACTATCAACCTAATCAATTTGCGCAGAGTTTAAGAGCAAGACGTACAAATTTGATTGGCGCAATTATCCCACGTATGGATTCATTTGCAGTTGATGAAACGATTAAAGGCGTCATTAATCAATGTCATTTACATAACTATCAACTTTTATTAAATTACACTGGATTAGAACTAGAGGCAGAACTTGCAGCACTAGAGACATTATCGAGGAGTAAAGTAGATGGGATTGTATTAATGGCTACAAATATTACTGAACAACATATTCAAATTATAGAAAAAATTGATGTGCCGGTTATTATAGTTGGACAAGAACATTCAAAATTACATAGTATATATCATGACGATTACCAAGCTGGATTTGAAATAGGTATGAGGATAGGTCAAAAGGGTCGACATCAAGTTACACTATTTAGCGTAAGTGAACGTGATATAGCTGTAGGTATCAAACGTAAAAAAGGATTAATAGACGCTTTAAAACAATATGGTATTGAGCCAATTATTTATGAAACTTCATTTAAATACGAAGAAGCTATGGTGGATGTTGAAAAGTATTTGTCGGATATCACAGAACTTGATGTAATAGTAGGTGCTACGGATTCAATTGCTTTGGCTATTCACAAGTATTGTGCGGACCATAAAGAAAATTTATCTCCTCATACAATATTTGGATTTGGTGGGGATCCAATGACACAAGTAGTGTCTCCAGTAATTGAAACAATTTGCTTTAATTATCAAGAAGCAGGAGAGCAAGCACTTAAAGAAATTAATCAATTATTAAATCATCAATCTACAGAACTTAAGATAAAAATTCCTGTCATTTTGTAA
- a CDS encoding sucrose-6-phosphate hydrolase produces MAEWTREARYQRIEDVDTETFKKLKQQVDASPYRQTYHIQPETGLLNDPNGLIYYDGHYYISHQWFPLGAVHGLKYWFNYKSDDLVHFKAQGPILEPDTKYDSHGVYSGSAFEFNGHLYYMYTGNHRDNHWNRLSSQMIARVKEDGSVEKFPKPVIHGQPNGYTSHFRDPKVFEKDDKLYAILGAQNNNEQGRLLLYQSEDVVNWTFLGEIQTKLKHFGYMWECPDYFELDGQGIILFCPQGIEADGNKYHNIYQSGYMIGHLNIENMTFDHQEFQELDRGFDFYAPQTFVDKDGKRILIGWMGLPESEYPTDSEGWAHCLTIPRELTLENGKLKQRPIKALETLRTNKETALGYANKFNRKLHPYEGKQYEMIIDILENDATEIYFELRSSKNESTLIIYNQRENSLTLDRSESGLLPTNVDGTTRTTILDTPLSQLHIFVDTSSIEIFCNNGERVLTSRIFPNEASTGIKASTESGQVYLQFTKYELKG; encoded by the coding sequence ATGGCAGAATGGACACGTGAAGCACGTTATCAACGCATAGAGGATGTTGATACGGAGACATTCAAAAAGTTAAAACAACAAGTCGATGCTTCTCCATATAGACAGACATATCATATTCAGCCTGAAACAGGATTGCTCAATGATCCAAACGGTCTAATTTATTATGACGGTCATTATTACATATCGCATCAATGGTTCCCTCTAGGAGCCGTACATGGTTTAAAATATTGGTTTAATTATAAAAGCGATGATTTAGTACATTTCAAAGCGCAAGGTCCTATATTAGAGCCTGATACTAAATATGATAGTCATGGAGTTTATAGTGGTAGTGCATTTGAATTTAATGGTCATCTTTATTACATGTATACCGGTAACCATAGAGATAATCATTGGAATCGTCTCTCAAGTCAAATGATTGCTCGTGTTAAAGAAGACGGATCGGTTGAAAAGTTTCCTAAACCGGTCATTCATGGTCAACCTAATGGCTATACAAGCCATTTTAGAGATCCTAAAGTGTTTGAAAAAGATGATAAATTATATGCAATTTTAGGAGCTCAAAATAACAATGAACAAGGTCGGTTACTCCTATATCAAAGTGAAGACGTTGTGAACTGGACATTCTTAGGTGAAATTCAGACAAAATTAAAACATTTTGGTTACATGTGGGAATGTCCTGATTATTTCGAATTAGATGGACAAGGTATTATATTATTTTGTCCACAAGGGATTGAAGCGGATGGAAACAAATATCATAATATTTATCAATCTGGATACATGATAGGTCACTTAAATATTGAAAATATGACATTTGATCATCAAGAATTTCAAGAATTAGACAGAGGATTTGATTTTTATGCACCGCAAACATTTGTAGATAAAGATGGAAAACGCATATTAATTGGTTGGATGGGGTTACCAGAAAGTGAATATCCAACAGATAGTGAAGGTTGGGCACATTGTTTAACAATTCCACGAGAACTTACTCTCGAAAACGGTAAGTTAAAACAACGACCGATAAAAGCTCTAGAAACATTAAGAACAAACAAAGAAACAGCGTTAGGTTATGCCAATAAATTTAATCGTAAATTGCATCCTTATGAAGGTAAACAATATGAAATGATCATTGATATTCTAGAAAATGATGCAACTGAGATTTATTTCGAGCTTAGAAGTTCTAAAAATGAGTCCACATTAATTATCTATAATCAACGTGAGAATTCGCTTACGTTAGATCGTTCAGAGAGTGGTCTACTTCCTACTAATGTAGATGGTACAACTCGTACAACTATTTTAGATACACCTTTAAGCCAATTACATATTTTTGTAGATACGTCCAGTATAGAAATATTCTGTAATAATGGTGAACGTGTATTAACATCCCGTATTTTTCCAAATGAAGCCTCTACGGGTATCAAGGCATCTACTGAGTCAGGACAAGTATATTTACAATTTACGAAATATGAATTAAAGGGATGA
- a CDS encoding YeeE/YedE family protein has product MTWMIISGLIVGALLGFVMQRTRFCLAGGFRDMYVQKSNKMFYALLVAITVQSLGLLIFTSLGIVKVPAHTFPVVGTIVGSFIFGIGIVLAGGCATGMWYRAGEGLIGSWVALILYAITSAITKTGVLLPVMNAINKPLNVNASVSQSTGVPNWVLVLILAIITVTLVVRTLRKPKVMVPKLKQKYTGIRHYLFERRYHSFIAGIAVGLIALLAWPMSESTGRPYGLGITTPSANLINFLISGNTKFIDWGVLLVLGIFIGSYVAARGSKEFKWRLPDKKTIRNSAIGGILMGFGASVAGGCSIGNGLVETATMSWQGWLGLASMIAGVWFMSYFIFIKPMKKLQQTSSQTSKSKQVSQQTQTT; this is encoded by the coding sequence ATGACATGGATGATAATTAGTGGACTTATTGTTGGGGCATTATTAGGGTTTGTAATGCAACGTACAAGATTCTGTCTAGCGGGCGGTTTCAGAGATATGTATGTCCAAAAAAGTAATAAAATGTTTTACGCATTGCTTGTAGCTATAACGGTTCAGAGTTTAGGACTACTAATATTTACAAGTTTAGGTATAGTTAAAGTCCCTGCTCATACATTTCCAGTAGTAGGGACTATCGTAGGTTCATTCATATTTGGCATAGGTATTGTCTTAGCTGGTGGCTGTGCCACTGGTATGTGGTATCGCGCGGGAGAAGGTTTAATTGGCAGTTGGGTGGCATTAATTTTATATGCTATAACTTCTGCAATTACTAAAACAGGTGTACTTCTCCCAGTTATGAATGCAATTAATAAACCCTTAAACGTGAACGCGAGTGTGAGTCAATCAACTGGAGTTCCTAACTGGGTACTTGTTTTAATTTTAGCAATAATTACAGTTACGTTAGTTGTGAGAACTTTACGTAAACCAAAAGTAATGGTGCCTAAATTAAAACAAAAGTATACAGGTATTCGACACTATTTGTTTGAAAGAAGATACCATTCATTTATAGCAGGTATTGCTGTAGGACTTATTGCTTTACTGGCTTGGCCTATGAGTGAATCAACAGGTCGACCATACGGACTTGGTATTACGACCCCATCTGCTAATTTGATTAACTTTCTAATATCAGGTAATACTAAGTTTATTGATTGGGGCGTTTTATTAGTGCTTGGTATCTTTATTGGTTCATACGTAGCTGCTAGAGGTTCTAAAGAATTTAAATGGAGACTTCCAGATAAGAAAACTATTCGTAACAGTGCTATAGGTGGTATATTGATGGGATTTGGTGCTTCTGTAGCTGGTGGATGTTCAATTGGTAATGGGTTAGTCGAAACAGCTACGATGAGCTGGCAAGGATGGTTAGGCTTAGCATCTATGATAGCAGGTGTATGGTTTATGAGTTATTTTATTTTTATTAAACCTATGAAAAAGTTACAACAAACATCTAGTCAAACATCTAAAAGTAAACAAGTAAGTCAACAAACCCAGACAACTTAA